The genomic interval CGCAGTCCGTCGCGGTGCAGATGATCATCTGGGGCTACCTGCGCGATTCGGTCGAGGCGCTGCCTTCGGACGCCATGCGAGATCTCGTCGTGTCAAGGGTGGAAAGGGAGCTTGCGCGATGAACGCGGAAGAGCTTCGCAAGGATTTTCCGATTTTGTCTGAGCGAATCAACGGGCATCGGCTGGTGTACCTGGATAACGCGGCGACGTCGCAGAAGCCGCGCCAGGTCATCGACGCCATTCGGCGATACTACGAGCACGACAACTCCAATGTGCACCGCGGGGTGCATACGCTGGGTTCGCGCGCGACCGAGGCTTACGAGGCGGCGCGGGAACGGGTGGCGCGGTTCATCCGGGCGAAATCGCCGCAGGAGATCGTGTTCACGCGGGGCACGACGGAGTCGCTGAATATGATCGCGCACGGGTACGCCCGCGCGAAGCTGCGCGAAGGCGACGAAATTGTCCTGCCGCCGAGCGAGCACCACTCGAACCTCATCCCGTGGCAGCAGGCGGCGCGTGCGACGGGCGCCACGCTGCGGTACCTGCCGCTCCAGCCGGACGGGACCATTCGGCTGGAGGACGTCGAGGCGGCGGTGACGGATCGGACGAAGATCGTGGCCATCGCCCACGTGTCGAACGTGCTCGGCACGGTGAACCCGGTGCGGGAAATCGCCGAGATCGCCCACCGCCACGGGGCCATCATCGTGGTGGATGGGGCGCAGAGCGTGCCGCACATGCCGACGGACGTCGTGGAGATGGACTGCGACTTTCTGGCGTTCTCGGGCCACAAGATGCTCGGGCCGACGGGAATCGGCGTGCTGTACGGCAAAGCCGAGCTGTTGGCGGAGATGGAGCCGACGTACTTCGGCGGCGAGATGATCGACGTGGTGGATCTGTACGAGTCGACGTGGAAAGAGGCGCCGTGGAAGTTTGAGGGCGGCACGCCCATCATCGCGGGCGCCATCGGTCTGGCCGCCGCGATGGACTATCTCGAGAAGGTGGGCTTGGCGGAGATCGAGCGACACGATGCGGCGCTCGCGGCGAAGGCGGTCGAGCGGCTGGCCGAGATCGACGGCGTGACCATCTTCGGGCCGCCGCCTGGGCAGTCGCGCGCGGGCCTCGTCACGTTCAACCTGGGCCGCGTCCATCCGCACGATCTCGCCACTGTGCTCGACGCGCGCGGCGTGGCCATTCGGGCAGGGCACCATTGCGCCCAGCCGCTGATGCGCCTGTTCAACGTCCCGGCGACGGCGCGCGCGAGCTTCTACCTGTACAACACCGAGGAAGACGTCGATGCACTCGTGGATGCCGTCCTCGAGGCAAAGGAGTTTTTCGGCCATGCAATTGGATGATCTGTACCGCCAGGTGATCATGGATCACTACCAGCATCCCCGGAACCGTGGGACGCTCGACGAGGGCGCCATCTCGGTGGATCTGCGCAATCCGAGTTGCGGCGACGAGATTCATCTGCAACTGCTGGTGGATGACGGCATCGTCAAGGACGTGCGGTTTCTGGGCAGCGGCTGCTCCATCTCGATGGCGTCGGCCTCGATGATGACGGAGGCCATCAAGGGCAAGTCCATCGAAGAGGCCGTGGACCTTGCCCATGCGTTTCGCGCGATGATGCGCGGCGAGGACGTGGATCTGGAGCAGATGGGGGAGCTCGAGGCGCTGCAGGGCGTGAAAAAGTTCCCGGCCCGCATCAAGTGCGCGACGTTGGCGTGGCAGGCGCTGGAACGCGCCGCGTCGGTGCCGCACGGAGGGCACATCGACGAAGAGACGCTCGGCGAGTAAGGGCAAGGGCCGCCGGGGGCGGCCGAGATCGACCATGAGGAGGGATTGGACATGGCGAAAGTGCTGCCGGACATGGAAGAGTATCAGTATGGATTTCACGATCCCGACATCGCCGTGGCGAAGCTCGACAAGGGATTGTCGCGCAAGACGGTGGAGCAGATCTCGATGATGAAGAACGAGCCGGGCTGGATGACCGACTTCCGCCTGCGCGCGCTCGAGATCTTCGAGCAGAAGCCGATGCCGACATGGGGCGGCGATCTGAGCGAGCTGAATTTCGACGACATCAGGTATTACGTGAAGCCGACGGAAAAAAAGGGCCGCTCGTGGGACGAGGTTCCGGAGGAGATCAAGCGGACGTTTGACCGACTCGGCATTCCAGAGGCGGAGCAGAAGTTTTTGGCGGGCGTTTCGGCGCAGTACGAGTCGGAGGTCGTCTACCACTCGATGCGCCAAGATCTCGAGAAGATGGGCGTCATCTTCATGGACACGGACAGCGCGCTCCGCGAATACCCGGAGCTGTTCAAAGAGTACTTTGGCACCGTCGTGCCGCCTGAGGACAACAAGTTTGCGGCGCTGAACAGCGCGGTGTGGAGCGGCGGCAGCTTCATCTACGTCCCCAAGGGCGTCCGCTGCGAGATCCCGCTGCAGGCGTACTTCCGGATCAACTCCGAGAACATGGGTCAGTTTGAGCGCACGCTCATCATCTGCGATGAGGACAGCTTCGTCCACTACGTCGAGGGCTGCACGGCGCCGATTTACAGCACCAACTCGCTGCACAGCGCGGTCGTCGAAATCATCGTGAAGAGCGGGGCGCGTTGCCGCTACACGACCATCCAGAACTGGGCGCCGAACATCTACAACCTGGTGACGAAGCGCGCCGTGGCGTACCGCAACGCGACGATGGAGTGGGTCGACGGCAACATCGGATCGAAGCTGACGATGAAGTATCCGTCGGTCTACATGATGGAAGAGGGCGCAAAGGCGATGGTGCTGTCCATCGCGGTGGCGGGCCGCGGCCAGCATCAGGACGCGGGTGCGAAGGTGGTTCACCTGGCGCCCAACACGACCTCGACCATCGTGTCGAAGTCCATCAGCAAGCACGGCGGCAAGACCACGTATCGAGGTCTCGCGAGCTTTGGCCCGAACGCGAAGGGCGCCAAGGCGAACATCAAGTGTGATACGCTGATCCTGGACGACAACTCGACCTCGGACACGATTCCGTACAACGAGATCATGAACGACGACGTGACGCTCGAGCACGAGGCGTCCGTGTCGAAGGTGAGCGAGGAGCAGCTGTTCTACCTGATGAGCCGCGGGATTCCGGAGGAAGAAGCGACGCGCATGATCGTCATGGGCTTCATCGAGCCGTTCACGCGCGAACTGCCGATGGAGTACGCTGTGGAGATGAACCGGCTCATCAAACTGGAGATGGAAGGTTCGATCGGCTGATGGCTTGGATCAAGGTGGCGAACGTCTCCGAGATCGGCGTGGGGGAGATGAAGCGCGTCGAGCTGCCCTACGACGACGTCGCCATTTACCACGCCGAGGATGGGTTTTACGCGACGTCGGATGTGTGCACGCACGCGGCCCAGTCGCTCACGGAGGGCCGCCTGGAAGGGCATATTGTGCACTGCCCGCGTCACGGAGGAAAGTTCGACATTCGCACGGGAGAGCCGAAGGCGTTCCCGTGCGTGATTCCGCTGCAGACGTATCCGGTGGAGGTGCGCGGCGGAGAAGTGTGGATCGACGACGAGGGCTGACGCCTCTCTTCGATCCCGCCCTCCGCGCTCGACGCGGAACGGAGGGATAACTTGAAGATTTCAAGCCGCACGGAATACGGACTCCGGGCCATGGTGGCGCTTGCCAGAATGGCGGGGCATGAGCGCCCGGTGCCGCTCCGGGCCATCGCAGAGGCGGAGGCCATCCCGGAGCCGTTTTTGGATCAGATCATGGCGAAGTTGCGCCGGGCGAATCTGGTGACCAGTGTCCGCGGTGTGAATGGTGGGTATCATCTGAGCCGGCCGGCGGAGGAGATTTCGGTCGGGGAGTTGGTGCGGGTTCTGGAGGGATCGCTCGCGCCTATCGCATGTGTGGACGACGCCGACCCCGATAGCGCGTCCTGCGATTTGTACGCCGGCTGCCACGCGCGCAGCGTGTGGGTACGGGTGACCAAAGCCATCGCGCGAGCGCTGGACCAGCTTTCGCTCGCCGACGTCATGCACGACGACGTGCCGCTTCAGGTGTAGAAGCGGCACGTCGTCGTTTTCTGCGTTTAATTCGTAAACCCGAGATCGAGCTTGGGCAACTGCTGGATTTGTTCGACGGCCTTGTCTCGCTCGTGGCACGCGTCCAGATATGCAAGGTAGACCTGTTTGATGGACGGGTGTTTGTGGAGGATAACAGGATCGACCAGCAAGTGGTGTTCGTCTGCGTCATACGAAATGTGGTTGCTGGGGTTGTAGCCACAGTCGCGCATTTCGTTGAGCAACGCCGCCAGCGTGTCCTTCACCCGAAAATGGGCGTTGGACCAAGCGTCTGAGCGGTAGACCTCCATTTCCGCAGCCCCCCTTCATGCCGTCTTCCCGTGTAAAAGGCCATCTTATCACCAGTATACTGCGCCGGACGGCAATTCGCCAGTTTTTCCATGAAGCGCGGAGGGACGGCTCAGGAAGGTCGGTGCGCGACGGCCTCGGCCGCACCGGGGCAGCGAGCGGTGCGCAGGTGGGCGTGCAAGACGTGCGGCACGAGAAGAATGGGCATCGCGCCGCCGCCTTGTCGCGTTCAGACGCTCCGGGGGATGAAGGTCTCAATGCCGACGACCACGACGGCCACCCAAAACAGCACCCAGAAAAAAGTCCGCAATGGGAATGCGCCTCCTCTGCTTGTCATCGGACCAAACTACGGGTATTGTAGCAAATCGGATGGGCAAGTTCATC from Alicyclobacillus acidocaldarius subsp. acidocaldarius DSM 446 carries:
- the sufU gene encoding Fe-S cluster assembly sulfur transfer protein SufU, which gives rise to MQLDDLYRQVIMDHYQHPRNRGTLDEGAISVDLRNPSCGDEIHLQLLVDDGIVKDVRFLGSGCSISMASASMMTEAIKGKSIEEAVDLAHAFRAMMRGEDVDLEQMGELEALQGVKKFPARIKCATLAWQALERAASVPHGGHIDEETLGE
- a CDS encoding non-heme iron oxygenase ferredoxin subunit is translated as MAWIKVANVSEIGVGEMKRVELPYDDVAIYHAEDGFYATSDVCTHAAQSLTEGRLEGHIVHCPRHGGKFDIRTGEPKAFPCVIPLQTYPVEVRGGEVWIDDEG
- a CDS encoding RrF2 family transcriptional regulator — protein: MKISSRTEYGLRAMVALARMAGHERPVPLRAIAEAEAIPEPFLDQIMAKLRRANLVTSVRGVNGGYHLSRPAEEISVGELVRVLEGSLAPIACVDDADPDSASCDLYAGCHARSVWVRVTKAIARALDQLSLADVMHDDVPLQV
- the sufB gene encoding Fe-S cluster assembly protein SufB; amino-acid sequence: MAKVLPDMEEYQYGFHDPDIAVAKLDKGLSRKTVEQISMMKNEPGWMTDFRLRALEIFEQKPMPTWGGDLSELNFDDIRYYVKPTEKKGRSWDEVPEEIKRTFDRLGIPEAEQKFLAGVSAQYESEVVYHSMRQDLEKMGVIFMDTDSALREYPELFKEYFGTVVPPEDNKFAALNSAVWSGGSFIYVPKGVRCEIPLQAYFRINSENMGQFERTLIICDEDSFVHYVEGCTAPIYSTNSLHSAVVEIIVKSGARCRYTTIQNWAPNIYNLVTKRAVAYRNATMEWVDGNIGSKLTMKYPSVYMMEEGAKAMVLSIAVAGRGQHQDAGAKVVHLAPNTTSTIVSKSISKHGGKTTYRGLASFGPNAKGAKANIKCDTLILDDNSTSDTIPYNEIMNDDVTLEHEASVSKVSEEQLFYLMSRGIPEEEATRMIVMGFIEPFTRELPMEYAVEMNRLIKLEMEGSIG
- a CDS encoding cysteine desulfurase, encoding MNAEELRKDFPILSERINGHRLVYLDNAATSQKPRQVIDAIRRYYEHDNSNVHRGVHTLGSRATEAYEAARERVARFIRAKSPQEIVFTRGTTESLNMIAHGYARAKLREGDEIVLPPSEHHSNLIPWQQAARATGATLRYLPLQPDGTIRLEDVEAAVTDRTKIVAIAHVSNVLGTVNPVREIAEIAHRHGAIIVVDGAQSVPHMPTDVVEMDCDFLAFSGHKMLGPTGIGVLYGKAELLAEMEPTYFGGEMIDVVDLYESTWKEAPWKFEGGTPIIAGAIGLAAAMDYLEKVGLAEIERHDAALAAKAVERLAEIDGVTIFGPPPGQSRAGLVTFNLGRVHPHDLATVLDARGVAIRAGHHCAQPLMRLFNVPATARASFYLYNTEEDVDALVDAVLEAKEFFGHAIG